ACCGCATGTTCCCAGATGCGGAAGGAAAAATGAATTTATCGGTGCGCGATATTGCGGGTGGCGTGTTAGTGGTTTCGCAATTTACCTTGGCGGCCGATACCAACAGTGGTTTGCGTCCGTCATTTTCTTCTGGCGCAACACCCGAGCAGGCGCTCTCTCTCTACGACGATTGTGTACAGTATTTGCGTCAGCAACATAACGAGGTTGCCACGGGAATTTTTGCGGCAGACATGCAAGTGCATTTAATCAACGACGGTC
The DNA window shown above is from Cellvibrionales bacterium and carries:
- a CDS encoding D-tyrosyl-tRNA(Tyr) deacylase; its protein translation is MKALIQRVSSAHVVVQGEVVGKIARGVLVLLGVERHDDCALAQKLCDKILRYRMFPDAEGKMNLSVRDIAGGVLVVSQFTLAADTNSGLRPSFSSGATPEQALSLYDDCVQYLRQQHNEVATGIFAADMQVHLINDGPVTFLLSV